One window of Pieris napi chromosome 1, ilPieNapi1.2, whole genome shotgun sequence genomic DNA carries:
- the LOC125053586 gene encoding mitochondrial intermembrane space import and assembly protein 40-B — protein sequence MSGGSGEPNTTSRRTWSVSEDGKHTVVVASRSELSTPSTVSLPPPEPAPGLILPDGSINWGCPCLGGMATGPCGTQFRDAFSCFHYSEAEPKGSDCYEKFSVMQECMAQYPELYGKDDDDDELAAAMEESAATSEDSTTKDEKKKL from the coding sequence ATGTCTGGTGGATCTGGTGAACCAAATACTACAAGTAGAAGGACATGGAGTGTTAGTGAGGATGGCAAGCACACAGTTGTTGTGGCAAGCCGCAGTGAGTTGAGTACACCTAGTACTGTATCCCTACCTCCCCCAGAGCCTGCTCCAGGTCTTATATTACCTGATGGGTCTATCAATTGGGGCTGTCCTTGTCTTGGTGGCATGGCCACGGGGCCCTGCGGAACTCAATTCCGTGACGCATTTTCCTGCTTCCATTATAGTGAAGCTGAACCAAAAGGCAGTGATTGTTATGAAAAGTTCAGTGTAATGCAAGAGTGCATGGCACAGTACCCTGAATTGTATGGCAaggatgatgatgatgatgaactTGCTGCTGCTATGGAGGAGTCTGCAGCTACCAGTGAAGATTCTACAACcaaagatgaaaaaaagaaattgtaa